In Phormidium yuhuli AB48, one genomic interval encodes:
- the lspA gene encoding signal peptidase II encodes MKRLLLHNAYGWPPAIFGWVADSLSKAWITDNFYLHESRPIITDVFYFTYVRNPGAAFGLFEGPWLKWLSLAASLGLIALLLWGPRLSRGEQVGLGFILSGAIGNGIDRFFLGEVVDFLHLPIIPFINFPIFNIADVNINLGIICLLIVAWQEADHSP; translated from the coding sequence ATGAAACGGTTACTCCTGCACAATGCTTACGGTTGGCCCCCAGCCATCTTCGGATGGGTGGCGGATAGTTTAAGTAAAGCTTGGATCACGGACAACTTCTATCTCCATGAAAGTCGCCCCATCATCACCGATGTCTTCTATTTCACCTATGTCCGCAACCCAGGTGCCGCCTTTGGCTTGTTTGAGGGTCCCTGGCTCAAATGGTTGTCCCTAGCTGCGAGTTTAGGGCTCATCGCCCTGCTGCTGTGGGGCCCCCGCCTCAGCCGTGGCGAGCAAGTTGGCCTAGGCTTTATCCTCAGTGGCGCGATCGGAAACGGCATTGATCGCTTCTTCCTCGGAGAAGTCGTCGATTTCCTACATCTACCCATCATCCCCTTTATCAACTTCCCCATTTTCAACATTGCCGATGTGAACATCAACCTGGGCATCATCTGTTTATTGATTGTCGCCTGGCAAGAAGCCGACCATAGCCCCTAA
- the pyrR gene encoding bifunctional pyr operon transcriptional regulator/uracil phosphoribosyltransferase PyrR → MMKVVEILSAEEIRRTLTRLASQILEKSGHPDRLVLLGIHSRGVPLAHLLAEQIEVLENVSVPVGSLDITFYRDDLDRIGVRTPERTEIPFDLNDKIALLVDDVIYTGRTIRAALNAIQDYGRPEAIWLAVLVDRGHRQLPIHPDFTGKTLPTSKDEQVKFWLEDWDGRDAVELLKPIDNGDLA, encoded by the coding sequence ATGATGAAAGTTGTAGAAATTCTCTCGGCCGAAGAAATTCGCCGAACCCTGACTCGTCTAGCCTCACAAATTTTAGAAAAGTCCGGTCATCCTGATCGCCTCGTCTTATTGGGGATTCATTCCCGAGGAGTCCCCCTGGCCCACTTGCTGGCTGAACAAATTGAGGTCTTAGAAAATGTGTCAGTTCCTGTCGGCTCCCTAGACATCACCTTTTATCGAGATGACCTCGATCGGATTGGGGTTCGCACCCCGGAGCGCACCGAGATCCCCTTTGATCTCAATGACAAGATTGCCCTGCTGGTTGATGATGTTATCTATACTGGGCGAACCATTCGCGCTGCGCTCAATGCGATTCAAGACTATGGTCGTCCCGAAGCCATTTGGCTAGCGGTTTTAGTCGATCGCGGTCATCGCCAACTGCCCATCCACCCTGATTTTACGGGAAAAACCCTGCCCACCTCCAAAGATGAACAAGTGAAATTTTGGCTCGAAGATTGGGATGGACGGGATGCGGTCGAACTGCTCAAACCCATCGATAATGGGGATTTAGCATGA